One genomic segment of Pristiophorus japonicus isolate sPriJap1 chromosome 8, sPriJap1.hap1, whole genome shotgun sequence includes these proteins:
- the ube2g1b gene encoding ubiquitin-conjugating enzyme E2G 1b: MTDQSALLLRKQLAELNKNPVDGFSAGLIDDDDIYRWEVVIIGPPDTLFEGGFFKAHLTFPNDYPLRPPKMNFITEIWHPNVQLDIQDSMTLFEEEHSDGLANIPLQ, translated from the exons ATGACAGACCAGTCGGCTCTGCTGCTCAGGAAACAGCTGGCAG AACTAAATAAGAATCCAGTGGATGGATTTTCTGCTGGACTAatagatgatgatgatatatacagATGGGAAGTTGTCATTATTGGCCCGCCAGATACTCTTTT TGAGGGTGGATTCTTCAAAGCTCATCTGACTTTTCCTAATGATTACCCTTTGCGGCCTCCAAAGATGAATTTCATCACAGAAATCTGGCATCCAAATG TTCAGCTGGATATTCAAGACTCCatgacattatttgaagaagagcattcTGATGGTCTAGCCAACATTCCTCTGCAATAG